Genomic segment of Citrus sinensis cultivar Valencia sweet orange chromosome 7, DVS_A1.0, whole genome shotgun sequence:
atttcagtGCAGAATTCTTCTTTTAAATCCAAATTTcccttttattttacatatcTTCTCAATTTTACAGAGTATCACTATATATCATCAATAGAAATTCTTTGAGAATAACGCCAGTAATACTGGTACAGTAGTACTATAAAGAAGTGTTTACTATGGTCATGAAAACCTTTGGCACTTGTGCTCTTAACAAATTAAGATTGTTCAGAATTAGCACAAAGATTGAATCAGAACACAGCAGGTCATGCATGATACGGCAACgaacaataaataaaagataagtTAAATGGCTTAAGAACAAGCCAAATCCATAATCcataaggagaaaaaaaaaaatgattttactaCCAAAATTATTCTGACACATCATGTCAGTTTCATGGTTTGCCGAAAAGCGTATTTTACTACCAAACGTTTGCGCCGTTATCAATTCACTACTattccgttaagaaaactttAATGTTTAAccgaaattaaattaaaagtcgATTTTACCCTTAAGAGTTTAAAAGACTATTAATATTACCCTTTGTAATttaagcattaaaaaagaagaagtcaACAATAACGATTTTAGgatttaatttactaattctttaatctttaattatttcccTAAAACGCAGCGTTTAGGCTTCAACCTGAAATGTctttaatgttattataaCTGGAAATGTCTTTCATCCCCTTATGACATCATCAAgacatcaataaatttttaactttcttaACGGAATAATAGTGAATTGATAACGGCACAAACGTTTGGTAATAAAATACACTTTTCGGCAAACCATAGTACTGATATGATATGCCAGAATAActttagtaataaaatgataatattccaaaaaaaaaaaaatcaaaagaagagaACCTACAGCAACTCTCCATCAGCTAATAAATCAGACATATTCACGTTGTCATCTAATCTTGTCTGGAGGACCTCTCCTAGCCATATTCTTGCTTGAGTCTGTAAGTAGGAAAAGggaaataatatttacttaaatataaaagaaatgaacACACTAAACTAACGTCCGTCTCAAGGCTTACGAATTCataatcaaacaattaatCATACATCTTTGCCGGAAAATCATTTTCTCACATGAGAGCGGAAATACCACGTAATCTTTGAATCTATAAAAGGAATATTCATCTAGTAATAGAGaggaaaatatttaattgattttatgctaccagtttagattttttttttttaataactagaGTATGTAACAGTATTTAGCGAGTATCAAACTCACTAAATCACGataaacaattcaatataaataaagaaataaacttGAGCAAACAGTGACTAAGTTAATACATTCAAcagattaaatttaaattaaaaaaagaaaaaagaaagttgagaacagagaaagagagattaGATGGACCTGCAAGAAGGCGTCATCGAGCTCACGAAAGTTGGATTCAGCCGCAAacggagaagaagaagaagaggaggaggaggagtgGCCTTCTTCCATTATTACCATTTTCCCgccaaaaacaaacaaaacagaCGAAACTCCTCCGGTGAGTTTATGGAATCAACGTGAGCCAAAATAaaacgaaaaaagaaaaaaaaaacaaaaagcaaaaagagaCGGAGCTGCTAGCAAGTGGTGCCGTGGATCCTGCAGTGCACTTTCTGCGCGtttccatttttcatttttaacttttatgttCGCCCTCTCTCCATGCTTTACTccacttattattattaatattattattattattaattacactATTCAGTCATTACTACTGTCTGTCGACTGTCTTGTCTGTTTCCTAGACTCTGGCGTTGGCATTTAGTTTCGAGTATTTTAAGACACAAGCTTTCCTACGGGAGATAGATTAGTCACAGAtatgttataatattatatgctttgtttattattaaaaaaaattttactagaTTGCAGGATAGACACGTTACAAGGACGTTAACCAGATAACATCTGCCGGTCGCCAAATTTCCTTCGCTCTCTCCATTCACTGACACAAATCACATTTCGCCTCGATTCATCCATTTGTTCTTATGACCAttcgaattaaaaaattggggTGGCCACTCAAATCAAGGAGAGCCCTGCGGCCCCTGCCCATTCTTGTTGACTTCGTCGTCGTGCTTCAATTAATATCTCACCCTACTCAGTCGTAACGGAGGTTAACAGCTATCAATACTATACACTTCGAGGTTTTTAAATATCGAAGgttaattacaattttcaaACATTTGTCGTCGGTGTGGCAGCTCATGTCGTTTTAAGATGCGGCTTCTCTTGTACGCGTGGCATTATGTCTCAATCTCGTAAGGGAAAAGGGGCGTGTTTCAACAGCACCAATAGGAGAGAGAAATGACGGATTTCAGTTCACCAAACTCGGGGTAAAACGAACTTTGCTCGTAGGGCCGGGCATTTATCCCATTTAGTTCGGTTCCCGCCCAAAACCGGATCAAGTAATAGAAACTATAATAGGATCAAACCGAACCAAATCAATTTAGTTCCATTCGGTTCAATTCCATAGTTTGAattggttttattttgtttgattcgaataattttatcatgtatatttaattttttaaaaaaaacataataaaaatatagtgtTATTACAATAACAATCTTGAGTCTACAAATTAACATAACaaagtcaaataaattaacttaataaagTTCAACACTAAACAAACTTACATGACAGTTTAGAAATCcactataaattataaatctacaataataaataaaacaagaaagcAATAACACAAAATCACatacaaatgaaattttaaagttcCATTGCCAAAACATTCACCACTTTATGATTCTTCAACATGtcttttaacataaaattatcaaCACACGTGCACATCCACGTCCACCATACATACATTATTTCTCAAAGTGATCCAAGTATCAACggttaaacaaattaaaataaagtcaTACTATCACATGAATAATCACTCGTAtgttataaaatctatttttaagttttaatttaaaaaaattttctaattttttttatcaaaattgttTGGTTTTTTAGTCAAACAAAAACCAATTGGTTTAGAGATTTATTAACCATTTGACTTTTACTATACAAACCGAACTGAATGTCCGCCCTTAATTATGAGTGGAAATTAAGTATTAGCTGGAGCTAATTAAAGACTTTATTATTCATCACAAATTTACGTACAATTTGTTTGGgcctttaaaaattttagccaCGCAACATCCATTCAATTTTCAATCATGACACCAATTCGAGTGATGCTAGGGCTGGTCAATATCCCATTCGGTTGGGGCCCAAAACGGAACCAAACCAGAATCAATTggttccaaaaaaattagaactGAATGAGAATTGAATTGTTGAACTGAACAGAATCGAATAGTTCAATTTGGTTcgattttacattatttagtttaatatttaatatttccttttttttataaactaatTTAAGATTAATCACcttaatttgatcattttttcAGTGCAACTCAATTGTAACAACTAATTATTCATGTTTTACACAAAagtactaaataaaataattttaataaataaatattattgtatcaataatttttatgttattatgaACTGATCAGATTCTCGATTCGGTTCaaactaaaaaggaaaatgatgttcTCACACATTCGCACACAAACGTTTGCacaaaacggtgcgttttgtgCACCTTTAAAAGGCTCTTCGTATGTGCACAACAACACACACACTCTTCCGAGCTCCTCCCACTCGCGTATGCCTCCTTTCACTACAACAAAAAACCACTACCTCCTTTCACTGCAACAAAAACCCAGAAGCTTCCTCATTCTCTAGACACCATTCTCCCTCGCTCTCGGCTCTGTACTCCCTCATTCTCGCTGGATCTGTTTTGCCACACTCTCTCGGCTCCGCCTCCGATCACCCTCATTCTCGGTGGCTCCATTTCCCTCACTGTCTCGGTTCTGATCTGCCTCAATCTCTCCCTCAATCTCTCGATCTCAGTTTCATCTATTTGCaatgaaaattatgtttatggttgaaatattattttatgttatttgtaACTTTGCATTAAATTGTGTATAGCTTTCGGTTTACAAGAAAAAGTTTGAACTAATTTCAATGGACAGGGAACCTCAACCAAACCATTTTCAGCTGCAAAACCATGTTGCAAATGCACTGCATAATCACTCACAAATCTCTAAGCCACATGAACAGACCAAGCAACTGGGTTTTCTCAGATTTCATTCAACTTGACAAAAATCGCATAGACTAACAATACTCTTGCAGTGGCTGCAAACAACCCACTTTTGTAATATCAACAACATCAACTTCAATGAaccataaataaatcaaacaaaatattctTTGAGAGAAATTCCAAGTtcaaatattcattaaatcatctttccaaaaaaaaacGAGCTGTTGCACAGTTGCAGTGAAAGGAGAACGAAACGTAATGTGCGTGTGTCTTGTTTGGTGCGTGTGTCTTGTTTGGTGCGTGTGTCTTGTGGAATTACGAGGAGCCTTTTAAAGGTTGCACAAAACCTTTGTGCGCATATTTGTGAGCATATCGCTATTGAACTAAAAAAGGTCGgtttataatatttgattcATTTGGTTTTTATTGTCCGAGCCATACCGAATGCCCGGACCCAGACAGGCGGTTGGATACTTGGATTCATTTGAATGTTTAAGAGTATTGCAATTAAATGCGTGGGTTGGGGCCTTGATCACTAACCCATGCTCAGCTTGTAaccttatattttcaaattgtgtGGGCCGGTTTAGTCAAACCCGGATCATGTAGGACTGTGCCATTCCCTTTGGGCTCAGTTCTGTAAGTTCCCAAGCAATAGAGTGGAGTGTATTGAATAAAAAGGGCAAAAGAATAACATCGACTGCCCCAAAAACAGAATCTAAGGGGTTCCCATGTAAATCTTAATttgacactttttttttttcaacaatttacGACTTGCTACGAATATGTATATACACGAAAACTAGCTTTCAGGTTCCGGAAATGAGCTCACTTGTGACCTCatttcctatatatatatgtgtgtgtgtaaatactattttaaacaaattaaaaaatgatcgAAAACAaatagtttcttttaatttataatatataaaagtaaaatatatatatatatataggtctTAATCACCTCATTGtcaattttttacttttatatataatatattaaaagaaacaatatttgttttcgctcatttttaaaatttgtttaaaatagtatttttcattttgcatGATCCGGCCGACTATGaactaaatatataaaaagatgcAACGGGACATAATTACACGACTCACGTATACTGTCGTCTCTACTCGTATTTTGATCCCATATAAAATGCCacaaccattttctttttctccatttgtTGTTTTCTCAGAGAACAACGTGCCGGAGTGTTGTCTTAAAATGCTTGTTTCACAGAGAGTCAAGAGACAGCATGAGACAGTGTCAGCTGAATTGATgaataatttctaaataaatttcgCGATTTAATAATGAAGCCCTGGCCTCCGTATGTTAACATCATAATTTAGGCAATTattgaattagcaaatagtTGAAAAAGCGTTGCAGCATGTCCCTCTCAAAAACATTTTCCTAGGCATCCGTCCGTCCCCCACACCCACAGGGTGAGAtatcaatcatcaaatttTCCTTGTTTGTGCAGTTGCTTATACTGGCTGctgcttcttttcttcttggtATAGTTCAAAAGAAGCAGCAAAAAGAAAGAGGCTGCTTACACAAACACAATTGCATTATTGTTCCTGCGctttttcaaactttcaacagagagagagagagagacaaaGAAAGAACCAAGAGCCGAGCCTAAGGGGAACAGCCCCCCACATCTTTTATGtgcttttctcttcttttcatGTTTACTCGCTGCAAAAGCATCACAATCCCATTTGAATCCACCGTGATGGGGTGtcacttttctttctttctttccttgcTCACCAGGCTATAACCatcttttcataatttttaaagcagCATGTCatataaaggaaaataaataaataaataaaaaggtcAAAATCATAATTCATTCAACCCCAATTACATTATCCCCATTTTCTTTTGACTGTACAGTTGGTTAGTGGTTATTATTCCATCCCCCCCACCCCCATTTTCCAATTTCTCATTTCACTATTATCTGCTCCAGAGATTCAACGTTTTGCGCTGTCCCACCATTTGTCTAAGACGTACAAAATTGCGTAACACCATACCCTGCAATTCCTTTGTCACAAAATCATAGTCATTGCCGATTAGCACACAGAattgtctctctctctctctcttaaataaacacacaaatgCCTATACACCCTTCAATTCTTCAACCTATAATAGCCATTTCCTTCATCTCTTGTCCTCTCTAAAGATTCTGTGTATGAAATCCCGGAATCTTTTAGAGTATAGCTTAGGATCCACTGCTGAGATGGAAGAGGGATCCACTTGTAAGGACTTGTACGCATGTTCCAGCTTTTTGCTAATATCATAATCCTGGAGAATGTCTATGATACCGAAATACAGGACCACGTCAAATACCTCACCACCACTCTGGGAAGGGGTTGAATGGTTGCTTCCACTTCCCATAAACTGATCTATTTCAATCTTCGATACCCGCTGTGCTCGTGCTGGCGTGTTTGCCCCTAACCGAAGGTGTGGCCCCCTGCAATATTAGAAGGTgaagacaaaaaattattacacaAATCCTGAATTCAGTAAAAATTATCACCCAAAACAAATCCATCGTTCAAAATCATATGCATAATCATTATATAAATACAGCTGCAACTTTGGAACTCAGGTCTTGAACTTTACTAATATATCATCTCTAGTCAAAGGCAGTTATGagtgttaaatatataaaccaTTAATTTAACCACATAAAACTTCATTTAATACTTCAGATTGTTaacaataaaaacatttttcaaatGTTCAATCAGTGAACGGAACTAGACCAAACAGACAGCTCtctaaaaaaaacaagaatacCCCACATGAACCTATTGTCAACAGAATCACCCACAATTTTTCCATAACTCTTGAgcaattttcaatccaattttCAATGATTGACCTTCAAAGGAAGAAATGAGCATCTAAACTATGATGTGGGAGaaggaaattattttaagaaaaaaacaaatcatgcaACCACAAAAAATTGGTTCATTTTTTGGAGAACTCTGATCGCATTCTCTTGGCTATGTCCACATGAAAGTTGATATTTGTTTGATGCACTCATAGATTTCTATTTGTCTAAACTAAACCCTGGGTCCACCAGCAACAAAGATGTACATGTAGCATAGGCACATAGGTATAGAAGATGACCAGGCAAGGCCCCAGATTGTGAGAATTTCAAAGCAACAAATATTAAGTATGATTACTTTAATGTTGGATCACCCGATTCCCACCAACATTTTCACTGGTAAAATCCATAGTCTACAAATGGAAATATGATGCAGTTTACAATCTTCATCTCTCAcccaatttttgttttaagctGTGAGGAACTCATTGCTTTTACAATTAATAGAATAATGGACATTTATGAAAAGTAAACCACATACCGGCCTTCCATAACCCAGTCCATATCTGGCAGCAAGTGATATCCTCGCATAAATGTACCAACAATATCCGAATCTCTTTTGTCTGATCAAAGCATACAACATATTTATGTTCTAATAGTAATGTACTAAAacttaatcatattaaaagtCTTAAGGGCCATAATAATTTACCAAGACAGTGCTTATCATTTGGCGACATCTTCATCTCATCACCCGAGTAATCATCACGAAAGTGAAGACCAATCAAAAGACTGTAATCCATTATTCTTTCTGCTTCCAAGAACTCGCAATCTCTATCTATTTGTCTGAAGAGGATAGGAAATCAGTTATGATCAAGGCAAAATAGCATCAGAGGGTTGGGGGAGTGTGCAAAGGTTTATGTgtggaagagagagagagagtcatTCGTCTGAATTAAtgtaacaaaagaaaatgacatcACAACTATCTGAATTTTACCGGATAAGTTCTTGAAACCATGAGCGATCCAGGCGAAATACAAAATCAAGATCAAGGTCCTTTAACGTAGTTGTCTCATCAATTTCCTCCTCAGGCTTGTCAGTTATGCGGCCATAAGAAGAGCCTTTCAGGTCAAATCGCCTGTGAATACGGTACTCCGAACAGAACAGATTGCCCATCACAATAAACCGAGTCTGGTTTCATTCATAGcaaatattaatcaaatttaacaAACAATCTCTTAAATAATGCCTTTAAATTCCAAATTTTTACTATCAAATTATACCTTTTGACCTCCCACTGGTTTAACGCAATGTACACCAAAGAACTTTGTTACCAAGGTATTTTTGTACTGACAAACATGCTGGTAGTAACTTGGGAGCATCCTAATAAGCACCTGAACATGGTTAGCAATCCCTGATGAGTCAATCGACCACGCAATGAAAGATATGCATTACACTTGAAATGTAAATGCCAGAAACTagattaaataccacaatctTATTCCCAACAGCTATTAGAGTGACATTTACTTTTCCAATTTTAACCTCTTTTTTGGCACATTTTCCATTATGAGTTAGTTTAATGAATTTAGTTAAGAGGGATTGACAACTAACCTTGACTTCAGATTTCTTCACGGTTTTTATCATAAAACGATCATCCTGAGTTAGGTAAAAGAAGCTTCCACTCTTTCCAGGTGAAGAAAGTTCCCTAAGTGCATCATCTCCACAAATAGCTAGCATGTAATCCGCTGGATCTATTGCAAACAATTCCCTCAAATGTCTAAATAGCAAACAAAGTAGCCACCAccataaatttagaaaattccCACGTATATATCAACACATGAtattctaataattaataaacacataaGAAACAAGCAGATGAAagacaataaaacaaaaaactacCAAATTCCAAACTCAGCTGTGCATTGATATTTGACAACTACCTGAACACCATAGGACAATAATCCTTCCATCTAAAGTCCATTGACTGATGTGGAGGAGTAAACTTTGATCCCTCTGGTGGGAACCTCGTCCAAAACTTCTCCTTTGGCTCAAAATCACTCTGCCTAAGTTCTCGCATTACAGAAGCATGTTTACCAACAGAATGCCTACCAACAAAACATGAATCATCATTGTCGTTGCAGTAggagtagtagtaataataataattttttaaaaaaagaagaagaagaagaccaaagaaacacaaattaaaacgaaaaaaaggaacaaagaagaaaatttaccGGATACCCAGTTGGAGATTAAGCATCAAATCATAGTTCTTATGACCCTTGGAAATGGTATGACCAGGTTTCTTAACCTCACCATCAGCGGAGCTGCAAGGACTTTTCTGAAACTGCCCAATTCCATTTGGAGGTCCACCGAACTGGTTCTTGTACAACATTGACGCAGCCTCAGCTTTATCAACAATATCACAAGTGATATCACCGGCCTCGCCATCCAAttcccatatatatatacgagGACGAGCGGGATCAGCCGAGGATGACCTCTTTCGAGCACCCATTACCTCAAAATTGTCTCTTTCATCGTTCTTCATATTCTCATGATTTGACCATGTAAACACGCCTTTACCTTTAGGCAGCCCATTATCCCAACAACCTTCATATCTATTCCCATTATTCCAACTCAACGTTCCTTTACCAAAAATCACCCCGTTTTTCCACTCGCCCTCGTACACATTCCCGTCACTCCATGCATATTTCCCGTAACCATCCATCAAATTGAACCTCCATGAACCCCGATACACATCCCCATTAGCGTAACGCTTCTCGCCGTAGCCATGCTTACGGTCGTTGCTCCAGGAACCTCTGTAAGTGTCCCCCTCAACGCCAACGAAGGTACCTTCACCGTCCATGCGACCGGACTTGAAGCCACCCTCGTACGTGGCACCAGATGGCCACGAGAACTTGCCCTTGCCGGAAGCTCTGCCTTTTCTCCATTCGCCCTCGTACATGCAACGGTCGGACCACACGTACTTGCCAACCCCGTGAGGCGCATTGCCGGAAACGGCGCCGGTGTAGAGGTCGCCGTTGGGGAGGATCTTCTCCACCACGACACCGCCACCGGTGTCGCGCGTGGGGGTTACGCGCCTGGAGTTGGGTTT
This window contains:
- the LOC102625847 gene encoding phosphatidylinositol 4-phosphate 5-kinase 2-like is translated as MQETVQLIVPPPTQAQQHQHQHQHQHQHQHPKPNSRRVTPTRDTGGGVVVEKILPNGDLYTGAVSGNAPHGVGKYVWSDRCMYEGEWRKGRASGKGKFSWPSGATYEGGFKSGRMDGEGTFVGVEGDTYRGSWSNDRKHGYGEKRYANGDVYRGSWRFNLMDGYGKYAWSDGNVYEGEWKNGVIFGKGTLSWNNGNRYEGCWDNGLPKGKGVFTWSNHENMKNDERDNFEVMGARKRSSSADPARPRIYIWELDGEAGDITCDIVDKAEAASMLYKNQFGGPPNGIGQFQKSPCSSADGEVKKPGHTISKGHKNYDLMLNLQLGIRHSVGKHASVMRELRQSDFEPKEKFWTRFPPEGSKFTPPHQSMDFRWKDYCPMVFRHLRELFAIDPADYMLAICGDDALRELSSPGKSGSFFYLTQDDRFMIKTVKKSEVKVLIRMLPSYYQHVCQYKNTLVTKFFGVHCVKPVGGQKTRFIVMGNLFCSEYRIHRRFDLKGSSYGRITDKPEEEIDETTTLKDLDLDFVFRLDRSWFQELIRQIDRDCEFLEAERIMDYSLLIGLHFRDDYSGDEMKMSPNDKHCLDKRDSDIVGTFMRGYHLLPDMDWVMEGRGPHLRLGANTPARAQRVSKIEIDQFMGSGSNHSTPSQSGGEVFDVVLYFGIIDILQDYDISKKLEHAYKSLQVDPSSISAVDPKLYSKRFRDFIHRIFREDKR